tcatatttatataaaaagtaatattatatataaatgaaatatataaatgaaattggaatttatatttatatgaaattgcaatcagcactgtttgaaaggcacaaggctgaaatcaattctgttttgaatgtgtggttcacagttttgacagcagtgtgttagcatttgaacaaagtgctgtaaatccacagtgttgtgcaggttgtggttaaagtcatgggataagtgtgtaaagttttgaaaactgtgtttaaccaatgaaaaacgaactagagtttggtccacatgaactgctgctgtgcagactgtagttagagttttgcacatgggactccagttgtgcccactgtcgtttagcaatcgaaaaaaactgtaacagtaaactctgagtacgcatgagattatacgagtaggctatctggcaaacgcgagcgtctcttttatcataaaccctttagacgcgtctgcagcaggcacttattttgacaagacacgtgatgcacacaggatcaaTTGATGCGCGAACAcgtattttgaaattacgaaccacacacatgacagactacatacatgttgtgacgaaatTTGCATGAAgagccctcgaaaaaagaagtcactgatATGAGACATGAGAAATATATGGACGAAATAAGTAAGGAATTTGTTTAAATTTGACAAGTCAAAGGTGATCCACTGCTAGATAAGAGATCATATCATAATATGAAATAACATAATATCATATGTTTGCATATTTTTGTTTGTGAATATGAAAATAATTAAGGgtgaaaatgtgtgtgtgtgtgtgtgtgtgtgtgtgtgtgtgtgtgtgtgtgtgtgtgtgtgtgtgtgtgtgtgtgtgtgtgtgtgtgtgtgtgtgtgtgtgtgtgtgtgtgtgtgtgtgtgtgtgtgtgtgtgtgtgtgtgtgtgtgtgtagggggAATCAGATTCACCAATGCCAGGGTTTACCAACCTGGAGTTTGCGAAAAAAGGGCATTGCAGGGAGTTCGTAAGTTTATGAATAGCAATAAATTAATAACAATTaagtcataaaaataaatacaattttgatattgcaaaaaaaaaaaaaaaaaacgtgatgTGACCATTCCACAACACTACATTACATCAGAAAACTTGAACAGATGAAGGTCCAAAAACACTACTACTCATACTACTAATTGAAACTTATAAAcagatgaaaaataaatgtttttaaagttaaaaattcATGTGCTTTAAAATGATTGAAATAGCCTAGTTAAAATCTAAGGGGTAAATAATTTAGGTCAAGGGGGGAaaatataacaacatataaCAGCAAACTTGtgttgtgtgtgcatgcatgtaaaCATGTGTTTGAATGTACATATGTAAATGTATGTGCATTTTAACTCTCATACATCCACATAATATCTCCGACCTAATAGCTCCCAAAGCTCATCAGAAACATTTTATCACTTTCAGCCTTCATAGTCTCAGCAGTCTTCCCCAACCAGCAAGCCCCAATCCTACACTCATGTATAAATAAATCAGCCAATGAATTAGAAAACTCTCTGTCAACTCAAATCGTCTGCTGAGAGGGCCGTGGGACACCTGAGCATCTGTTTCAATTCACACCTCAGCACTGTCAGAGAACACTTCAGGGGCTGAGATGAACTGAAGCCTATATTGAGGTGTTGTGGGTGGTCTTGAGTTTATTCTGTTTTTCTTAGGATGAGTGGGTATACAGGAAGAGTGATGGTGAAAAGGTGACTGCAGTACTGATGAGGTGTGTTAAAATCGTGGACCTTGGCTTCTTGGGTCAGGAGTAGGGTTGCAAAATCCAGGAATTTTTAAGGCTGGAAACTTCCATGGGAATTAacgggaatatatgggaattaactggaaatttataaaatgcattgttgCCTGTAACAGGgaacttaaataaaaaatattgccgcataatttgtttaaaacaacaagatttAATGCAACTTCAGTTGTAGGCTATATGATATAGTTTATTTAAATTTCCCTgaatttccaaataattcccataaattcctgtcaagtttccaatttggaatatttccaaaattccccagATTAAGTTCCCATGGAAAGGAGCCAGACTGGCAACCTtaacacataaataaaaattgttacaaatttattaattacatatacagtacagtaaaatcatgaagatGATGAGATGATATTTAAGAGAAGGCATATTtctatataaatacaaataatatttatatagaaATACATCGTTCTGAATTGCAGGGCAACATGTCATGGGTTCAAGCCCAGGTAACACAAAtcctaataaaaatgtatagctttgtAATGCAcggtaagtcgctttggataaaagcatctgtcaaatgcttaaatgtaaatTCTATTTATGCCAAGCAAATTTATtatatagcttgaatgcaatgtaagtcaatttggataaaagtgcctgccaaatgcataaatgtaaattgtaagtgtgtgtgtgtgtgtttgtgtgtttgtgtgtgtgtgtgtgtgtgtgtgtgtgtgggggggtatTATTACAAGTATTGCTTTGGACAACGGCTTGCCTTGATGTCAATAAAGGTCAAGATCAGGGTCAGGCTTGTGCACAATTCAGAATTGAATTGAGAATGACTCTTGAATTTGAATTGATGTCAAAAACAGGATCTAGAATTACAATTCGAATTTGAATTAAAGGAAGCAGAATTGCAATTCAATAGAAATTCAAAGAATTTCATATACATATTATACAGTAAGTGAAGTGTTAAAAATGAAGCCTTCAGTATATGTCAGATATAATTGCATtacataataaattatattagtTTGAACTACAGATTACATTAACAGGAAATGTTTTCCCCCAGCAATTAATGTTAAAAACTCTAACAAAACAGTTAGATTTTTTGTAATTGTAATTTTGTGGCATACAATGGAACATGACTTCATTTCCCAAAATGCTTTACTTTAACCAAGTATTTAAAATGGTTGCCAAACAATTTTCCAAAGTAACTTTCCTAACACTGAATGTATGTGAGATTCTTTTGTTGTGTGACTGTGGAATTTCTTTGAATTGCCATTAATTTAATTCCACTTCTGCATTCCAATTCCAATTCTAAATCAACTTCCTGTAGGGCGGAGTCAATGCCATTCAAATTCCAATTCATGAATTGAATGGAGGCCAATTCTGAAATTCTGAATTGTGCACAAGCATGATCAGGGTTAGGTCTGCAAAATAAAACTAGCCCATGGCCATCAAAAGTGGCTCAATGACCCTGTCTCGCCCAAACTCAAAATATGCCACTTTCATAATACACATTTTACATGCattacgtgtgtgtgtgtgcgtgtgtgtgcatgtgtgtgtgtgtgtgtgtattagtaaAGTAAACTTACAAATTCTGTTGTTGTATAATTATACCTCTGTATagtacatttttaatattacaGCACATTTTGAGTGGAAGTGTTGTCAGTTTACTACAAATGCCACAGGGACTGACGTGTGGTGAAAGCTATCACAAGACAAGATGTACATCTGCAACATTCTTTGCTCCATACTTCATGTCAGTCCAGTGAGATTTTGTATGTGTATAATGAAACACCCACTCCCAGCTCTAAATCACAGATGGCACAACTATTCATTTGGGAGATTTAAGGGCCTATTAAAAGGCTGCATTGTCAAAGCATTTATGCACCTGAATACAAGTACACACAcgtttatttgtgtattttacTGGAGACTCTTTTGTTTTATAGTGAgctaaaaatattatatattcttattttcattattctttacacagaatttaaatgtgtttattccTGCTGTTGTTCCTTTTTTTTGTGACGATATCGCCCTCGTGTGGCAAAGTGAGAAAACTGTTGATGACGACATTACTGTGCGCCCGGTGGCGTGACGCAATCATCGTGACAGTTCTGTTGAGCAGTTTTTGTGATGTTCTGTTCAGTATTTGTTTCTCTGTattaatgtaacattttaaacacaatGAGCTGAGGTTACGTTGATCCTTTTCTTATAATAACAGCAATATTACTGCTTACCGCGACATGTCGTTCTTCATAGATTCAGTGATTATGTTCACTTCTCAGGTAAGTGCATCCTTGCTACCTCTTCTATGTCATTATTGTATACATAATAACATGAACAACGCTTATGTtaaagttacatttattatgCAGTGAGTAGCATACCACGTTTGCATGTTTAACATTTTCGCAAACAATAAGTGAATGAAGTGTCAGTGTGTAACTGTAGTTAAAATAAAACGATGGAAATGGTGCCACTTCCGTAGATgatacagaataataataatacaaaatccAAAAGCAGTTTAGCTTTTACATGTTTACAAAAcacaacattattattattatttataaaaaaaatactttggagCCATATCATTTCGCTTTGTGTACTTCTTGTATAATTGGTTTCAGGACTTTCACCGTCATAAATAAGTTACttgaattaataataaaaagttaaTTCCAAGTGTGTATGTTTTTGctgtaatataaatatttttttgtctgcttaaaaatatttgtaatgtgttttttttaaagttttagctttaattgtttatttttatgaatgtcACATGTTTCCTGTACACAGGTGCTGTTTTTCGGGTTTGGGTGGCTCTTTTTCATGCGGCAGTTGTTTAAAGATTATGAGGTATCATGTGTAGTGGTGTAGATTTGTGTTTTATTACCTCTGGCTGTTCAGAATCTCTCTTACACATGATTTGTCTCAATTTCTTCTCAGGTTCGACAGTATGTTGTGCAGGTGGTGTTTTCTGTCACATTTGCCTTCTCTTGCACCATGTTTGAGCTCATTATCTTTGAGATCCTTGGTGTATTAAGCAGCACGTAAGTATACTCATCCACTGTAAAAATAGGGTTGCTGATAAGAAAGTTGCCAACCTTAGTACGAAACCATCCTTTATTGAGAACTGTACAATACATTAGATGATCTCAGTTAcgtaatgtttgtttttacagGTCCAGGTATTTCCACTGGAAGCTGAATTTGTATGTGATATTGCTAGTTCTAATATTTGTGGTGCCTTTCTACATTGGCTACTTTGTAGTCAGTAATATACGTTTGTGTAAGTAGCTCTGTCCTGTATCAATGGTTCTGTTGCTTTTGCAGAAGTATTTGCAAAATGATCGAGCTTTAAATCCATGTTTTTGCTTTCTTCTCTCTTATAGTGCAGCGACAAAGACTGCTTTTCTCGTGTGTGGTCTGGTTCacgtttatgtatttcttctgGAAACTGGGAGATCCTTTCCCTATACTTAGTCCAAAACATGGTAAGAAACACCATTGCTTGTGACTTTAGATGAAACGCAATTCACAACATATTTTACCTTTGTAATCAGATGGATTTCTAAATGATATGTATTTATTCTCTGGACTATAATTAACtatttccctgccattgatgagttatgcCAAagacaagtttggtatttttgaagaaacctacccacatttgagaggtgataagaagaGTTAGGATAAAACAggggttttgttttttaaagcagagggtcttttctttcatttggcatattgtatgtttatatgaagagtttggttccaaaacacgatttaaaaaaagttactctaaaaatcagtattgtatcaggtcagtattaaaaagaaaattcctaattttatgcaaaatccaatatccgccatgttattctgtcatcttttctccctttttcccaaaatgcgataaacaccagtcctccttttctgcagaatgtaATAAATCCActtaacaaatcacagcgcaccattctaCGCATTGTAAACAGCAATGGCGGCATATTGAATACATACAGAATTCTAGTTTTCCTtttctactttgtacttcgtgatcaacaaacaaacaaaataatactttgatggcattgatatacctgtggtggggaagaaacgtaagccatcaaaatcgaatcatttacatgagaggcactcgggcgaagAAAAATCCCTTTTTCTTCttacagcatcaagcttctgtcatgctaacacattgaccccaggggatcttatgaaaactttccattattttacttgaaGCCAATGAAAATCGaacaggaccaaaacattttacagctgatctctgtcaaaaaagtttagtGGCGaggtcccaaggatgacagcagcaatgacagtgttaataaaatgacaaagtctgtgttttgattaatagcattaatgttttttttttttaatcagtgtataccactagtcaactaaatgaatataacttgGCAAAGATGACTGcaaatttatatattaattcaatagcattttgaaaaaaaaaaacttttcatggATTTATTTGCAATTTGCCAAAATAAAATGAtcagtttttattataaatctttaaaaaactaATTATGGAttagaatttttaatgttattataacctaaagatgctatgtgaaagtttgtaacagaaaatattggttttcatcttgtcactttctttgtatagaaaacaagtttttacccaaattagtaaaaatggatttattgcgttttggaaccaaactcttctaTTTCCTTAAGAAAATTTTCTCTAAGGCATTTAACTTTTGTTAAAACTCATAAGAAATGCTGGCGAAAACATGCTGGGAAAGAGTAAAATTTATTTTGCAGAATTGGGCATGGCCTGAATTTAAAAGTCATCTACCCACATACTTTGGAGTAAATTGATAAAAATTGTCTTATTTTACAGAAAACTTTGTGCTTCACAACtaagatattttattttttattttgttgatgCAGTTTTGGACCCGTCAGCAGGTCTGCAGAGTTTAAAATTTcgaaataacaataaaatagtaGAAAGAGTAGCCATTTAGAAATGTACATAACATAACAGGACCAAAGGGTTGAAAAAAGTGATTTGTAATGTGAGCTGAACAGAAATGTTGTTTTGGAGGtttttacattttgatgatTAATTGCAAAGGCAAACTTTCTTTTGATTTGAAATAATTTGCACTGATTAATTATGCACAATATGTGCATAAAGTAATCTGATTGGAAGTTTAATTTGTTGACTGTAAGAGAGCTTTTTAAAACATGGCACATTTAATTTCACCACtatttatttcaactttattatAGCCAAACATTTACATGCATCGTTCTTGTGTCTCCTCAGGCATTCTGTCTATAGAGCAGCTGATCAGTCGTGTTGGGGTCATTGGGGTCACACTGATGGCTTTACTTTCAGGATTTGGTGCTGTAAACTGCCCATATACCTATATGTCCTATTTCCTAAGGTAACTTCTCTCAGATAAATAAAATATCGCACACACTTTCAAGTGGCTGGATGGATGTTTTTTAAGTATATGTAAGATACAGGATCTTTTTTATGTCTTTAGAAATGTGACTGACAGTGATATACTGGCCCTGGAGAGAAGGCTGCTCCAGACCATGGACATGATTGTCAGTAAAAAGAAAAGGTAAGATCTGAAAAAATATAATATGTCAGCAAAGCTTATGACAGAAACCAGAATCTGTTCTGTGTTCTGATTGGCTAAAAGAACAAGAACCATTCCccttttttaaaggtgacatagaatgattgaacggggtatttatccttgttctgtgatgtgacatgtagacaatttttttttgggtctgtaatgccttagaagcttcctaaaaacctctctcagatagctctatttgGGTGGGGGATTTtcaacaagtggttttgcacctatttggctccccctactggcttcacttgcaatctcattactgattggctgactttgctgccactcaaaaaatgttgccaattattttaaagtggtggggcagtgagatgcctgtgatgtcataagcatcagtttttcagattgggccgttttctggctaacatttctaaaagaggaatttctatgagactgagatgtttagcatgtctagcactttttgcaTGTTcctgaatgcgggtagactaccattattcaacaaagacaaggttaaaatgttttttattatctgtcccctttaatttattattttggtGTGATTTCTTTAGGTGCCTGTTTTACTCATGTAATTCTGGTATTATGAGCATTTTTATGTGGCATAAAAATATCACTTGCTGTCAATAATTTTGGCATAATGGTACAGCATGGTATTTCAAATATCTCTTTGTAGAATTGCAATGACAAGAAGGCAGATATACCAGCGTGGAGAGGAGCAGAATAAACAGACGGGATTCTGGGGGATGATCAAGAGTGTGACCTCCTCACCATCAGGCAGTGAAAGTATCCTTAACCAGCAGGTTCATGCAAAGTGCTTGACTAATTCAGGTCCTGAACCGGTAATGCAAACCCTTAAAACCCATTTAGGAGTGAACTGTACAATTACAAGAATCACATTTCATCACCCTTGTGTCTAAAGTGTCAGAGCAAGACATTTAACCCCAGATTGCTCCTGTGGGACTCTCATAGCATTTCAAGTTTGGTTGAAAAAGCAGTAGTTAAATGGAGAGTAACTAATACCGGTAGTCATGTTTATGAGGATTTGcttgttaaaggggtcatataatgtgatttcatgttttcctttgtcttTGGAGTGTAAAAATCTGTTCATGCATATAGAAGATCCGTAAAGTCACAAAGATTAAAGTCTCAAACCCAAATATCCATGCCTTCCTAAAATGCCGTGTCAAACTCATCCCCACATATCTTTGTCACTGTGTGGGGTGATTTGCACAATATCGCCCAAATGTATACGCAAAtgtagggccctataaaatccatgttatttttttccaaattccgttttatttttttcccaaattccgttttatccgtttaaatttttggcaattatttttttttacattttactgttattttagtcacgataacacgattacttaatgactgtaacacatgcatttacacacgcgcacacacacgcacgcacgcacacacacacacacacacacgcacacacacacacacacacacacacacacacacttcaattcaatgcattgtttagtgttgttgcaGAAGGCTACACGTGTAAATGCAGTGGTGCCTTCAGAAGTGCCTTAAACACAtcggtccagcggaacgcgatcgACGTTTTAAACACgatcgcttgaaatgcatataactttacaaacatacacagtATTACtgatctgacttcggacagCATGAGCTCGCAGCTCTTTGCACGTGCgagcgaaagagagacagagagcggcgccatgatgcagatgattatattttaaatgcgagggatagttagtttgcctcagctcgcttgaaatgcataaaactgaacaaatacatgaggatttgtgttcATACTTTGGACAGATGCGtgagcgcgtgcacgtgtgagaggtgcagtgagacagACGTGGATGATAAGAGTTCATGTATCTTTGCACTCACAGTGAACGGAATATTGACAAaagttacaaaataaaagttctccggtcacataaaTGTCATGTGAGAACTGCTCAGAACTAAGTGCTTAGCgtcaaatttcttaatttttttgctGACGAAAGCAGAGTTGTGGTGAGCCGCTTCGccatggtttcagtgttttggagggggTCTGAAACGACGGGAGGGGGTGTGTCGCTCAGATTTACTTTCCACGGTCTGCATTTCACCCAGACATTTcttctcccacacaaaaactgaattttattcaaaatatgtcaAATTCTGCGAAATTCCGCGTTAACACTAGATTCCGTGTTAATTTGCCaaattatagggccctacaAATGTGTAACTTTTATTCTCGCTGTAGTGTTGTTGCCGCTGTGCTATGGGAGTTGATAGTCCAAATATGGTAAGggtaggggtgggcggaatgaccaaaatctatttcacggaatgagtcattttatttcacggaacggaatatttcacggtatacatgtttttcagtttatattgttttttgatgataaaaatgtacagaaatacaccactcactttagcttttaactaaatgctcaccacagttttaaaatatgagcattgaatcttgttttttattcagttattaattttatagactattgaagctatagtatggcttcattgtattttgtatttatacattacattaaacatatgcaatatgtaaaatgaacaggtataaatatatgcaaaaacctacagacaggataaatacctgtatatgagagaagaagctctagatattacaaccccaaatcagaaaaagttgggacactgtagaaattgtgagtaaaaaaggaatggaataattaactaatctcataaacttatattttattcacaaaagaatattaataacatatcaaatgttgaaagtgagatattttgaaatgtcatgccaaatattgactcattttggatttcatgggagctacacattccaaaaaagttgggacaggtagcaataagaggccagaaaatttaaatgtacatataagaaaaagcttaaggactaatttgcaactgattaggtcaattggcaacatgattgggtataaaaaagcctgtcagagtggcagtgtctgtcagaggtcaagatgggcaaagaatcaccaattcccccaatgctgtgGCGAGAAAGAGTTTTCTGaatttctcagagaaaaattgcaaagagtttgaagttatcatcatctacagtgcagaaaatcattcaaagattcagagaatctggaacaatctctgtgcgtaagggtcaaggctggaaaatcatactggatgcccgtgatcttcgggcccatataggaatgctactgtaatgaaAATcttaacatgggctctggaatacttccagaaaacattgtcggtgaaTACAATCCACCATGCCATTCACTGTTGCtggctaaaactctataggtcaaacaagaagccatatctaaacatgacaaAGAAGCGCAGGGgttccctttcgaggaactcgagctgcgtcgccatagcaacgctttggggaaCGCCTCGGCGTGACTAATCTGAAGCACGTGTAAAACATAATCAATAATTTGATGATTGGATACTGACCGTGATGCCGTGCGGACCAGGGGTATAAGGAGgcatcccacacaaacacactcgctTTTAGTGCCTCAGCAAGTGACTACGTGTATGTTTGCATAAATCTGAAGTGTGTTTAAGAAGTTCAAGTATGTGTATCTCCCTGTCAGCGCGATATCACAGACAAGGATACACATGTATATGTGTCTTCGAGCGC
The genomic region above belongs to Paramisgurnus dabryanus chromosome 15, PD_genome_1.1, whole genome shotgun sequence and contains:
- the LOC135782560 gene encoding Golgi pH regulator, translating into MSFFIDSVIMFTSQVLFFGFGWLFFMRQLFKDYEVRQYVVQVVFSVTFAFSCTMFELIIFEILGVLSSTSRYFHWKLNLYVILLVLIFVVPFYIGYFVVSNIRLLQRQRLLFSCVVWFTFMYFFWKLGDPFPILSPKHGILSIEQLISRVGVIGVTLMALLSGFGAVNCPYTYMSYFLRNVTDSDILALERRLLQTMDMIVSKKKRIAMTRRQIYQRGEEQNKQTGFWGMIKSVTSSPSGSENLCLIQQEVDALEELSRQLFLETVDLQATKERIEYSKTFQGKYFNFLGYFFSIYCVWKTFMATINIVFDRVGKTDPVTRGIEITVNYLGIQFDVKFWSQHISFILVGIIIVTSIRGLLITLTKFFYAISSSKSSNVIVLVLAQIMGMYFVSSVLLMRMSMPLEYRTIVTEVLGELQFNFYHRWFDVIFLVSALSSILFLYLAHKQAPEKHMNL